A single Triticum dicoccoides isolate Atlit2015 ecotype Zavitan chromosome 2A, WEW_v2.0, whole genome shotgun sequence DNA region contains:
- the LOC119357334 gene encoding tubulin-folding cofactor B-like, whose translation MSKLQLPADDSVSLRVTHSNLTSFASDIRVSQQTTVEALKEKLWKKTGTAVGSMRLELRDEAGARVADLDRDAAPLAAYSPYDGYRLHIIDLDPSSVTSGGWLEDTSLVDKYTISDEAYAKLGTNFRKFKEKMVSKNPVSDDKQSDNQMEELCANIKVGDRCEVEPGAKRGTVKFVGKAEALGRGFWVGVQYDEPLGKHDGMVKGVRFFECPQGHGAIVRPEKVKVGDFPERDPFDDEEDEI comes from the exons ATGTCGAAGCTGCAGCTGCCGGCGGACGACAGCGTGTCGCTGCGCGTCACGCACTCCAACCTCACCTCCTTCGCCTCCGACATCCGGGTCTCGCAGCAG ACCACGGTGGAGGCGCTCAAGGAGAAGCTGTGGAAGAAGACGGGCACGGCCGTGGGCTCCATGCGGCTGGAGCTCCGGGACGAGGCCGGCGCCAGGGTCGCCGACCTCGACCGCGACGCCGCGCCCCTCGCCGCCTACTCCCCCTACGACGG GTACCGGCTGCACATCATCGACCTCGACCCCTCCTCGGTGACCTCCGGCGGGTGGCTGGAGGACACCTCGCTCGTCGACAAGTACACCATCTCGGACGAAGCGTACGCCAAGCTCGGCA CAAACTTCCGGAAGTTCAAAGAGAAGATGGTGTCGAAAAACCCTGTATCGGACGATAAGCAA TCAGACAACCAGATGGAGGAATTGTGTGCCAACATCAAG GTGGGAGACAGATGTGAAGTCGAGCCAGGTGCCAAGAGGGGCACCGTGAAATTCGTTGGCAAAGCTGAAGCCCTTGGACGTGGATTTTGGGTTGGCGTGCAATACGATGAGCCACTTGGAAAGCACGATGGCAT GGTGAAAGGAGTTCGCTTCTTCGAGTGCCCTCAAGGGCATGGAGCAATTGTTAGGCCAGAGAAAGTGAAG GTTGGTGACTTTCCGGAGAGGGACCCATtcgatgatgaagaagatgagataTAG